The genome window AATACTTTGCAGGCATCCAGAATAGGGCGGAGGGACGTAGTCGGTTCCGGTACTCCCGGCTGCCGCAGAAGCCAACGCCGAAGCCATCGGCTGTTGGCCACGTTGGTTGATTTACCAATGAGCAACAGAAAACGTCGAATTTCCTGCTGAAATATAATGATCAGCGCCAAGGCACCCACACTGATGAAGTACTCCAGAATAGTTGTCAGCAGGTTCAGACCGAACGCTTTGACGAGTAAATAGGCGAGGTAGACCAGCAGATAGCCTACAAATACCCGGCTCGCAACGCTACCACGAACAAGGTTATAAATTTGGTAAATGAGCAGGGCAACCAGTAAAATGTCGAGCAGGTCGAGCCAGCCGACATCCAGAAAGCCTAAGTGGAAGGCCAGCATGTGTGAACAGATAATGGTTTGGGTTTAACAATAAACAGATTACGGTGTATAGTTTACTCAATAAAGTCAAAACAATTCCGACTGTTTAGCGAGAATGCTTTATATCAGCGTCGACAACGTATCAGTCGTTGTTCATGGGGGGAACTACTCGTAGTGTCATTGAGGAGACGGACTATGCCAATCCTCGATTACGATTGTTTGACCTTCTAACGCTATGTACGTCTCTGGAAAAATGGGTCTGGCTTCTTCCGTAAACAAGTCGTATTGCTTGTACCGCGACGAGAAATGACCAATCAATAAGCGCCCAACTTCGGCTTTGGCCGCCATCATAGCTGCCTGTTTAGCCGTAGAGTGATACACTTCGGCTGCACGCTGCGCATTATCCTCCAGAAACGTAGCCTCGTGATACAGCAAATCGACGTTCTTCAACTGAGGGATCAGTGCTTCGACATAGCGGGTGTCGGAGCAAAATGCGTAGGAGCGGGCAGGTAACCCTGGTTCCGTTACGTCGTCTGCCGCGTGAAGAATCGCTCCTTCATCGTTAAGAATATCGTGCCCTTCTTTCAGCAGCTTTAGGTACTGCACCGGAATGTCATCGGGCAGCCGCTCGCGAAGTAGCTTTCTGGGATGGGGTTTTTCCCGAAACAAATACCCCGAACAGTCGATCCGGTGCTGAAGTGGAATCGATTCGACAGTCAACTGCGGGTGATCGAGCAACAGTGTTGCTGTTTCGGGATCAACGGGTTGGAAATGAAGTCGATAACCAAGCCGCGAATCAGACACCCGGAATATGGTTGTCAGCACTTCGTCCAGACCTCGAGGCCCAAACAGAAACAGATCTTCGGTTCTGCCGGACAGATTCATTGTCGAGAGTAAGGGCGGTAAGCCAAAG of Spirosoma agri contains these proteins:
- a CDS encoding ribonuclease Z, which codes for MSTTQGEASAGMPINSNTSGHEPNHKSANPLFSLTVLGAGSAAPSLRYHPTAQLLTVGNDYMLIDCGEGTQLRLIEQKIKSGKLRYIFISHLHGDHYFGLPPLLSTMNLSGRTEDLFLFGPRGLDEVLTTIFRVSDSRLGYRLHFQPVDPETATLLLDHPQLTVESIPLQHRIDCSGYLFREKPHPRKLLRERLPDDIPVQYLKLLKEGHDILNDEGAILHAADDVTEPGLPARSYAFCSDTRYVEALIPQLKNVDLLYHEATFLEDNAQRAAEVYHSTAKQAAMMAAKAEVGRLLIGHFSSRYKQYDLFTEEARPIFPETYIALEGQTIVIEDWHSPSPQ